A stretch of the Desulforamulus ferrireducens genome encodes the following:
- a CDS encoding amino acid permease translates to MNIFRTKSVDMMLQETKKSTLVKSLGALDILLIGIGVIIGTGIFVLTGVAAAEYAGPGLMLSFVIAGLTVAFVSLAYSELASMVPIAGSAYTYTYTSIGEFFAWVVGCGLVLEYTVGASAGLNIANSLM, encoded by the coding sequence ATGAACATTTTTCGCACTAAGAGCGTCGATATGATGCTGCAAGAGACCAAGAAAAGTACCCTAGTAAAGTCCCTCGGTGCTTTAGACATCCTGTTAATTGGTATTGGGGTTATTATTGGCACAGGTATTTTTGTTTTGACCGGTGTAGCAGCCGCTGAGTATGCCGGCCCCGGTCTAATGTTATCCTTTGTTATTGCTGGTTTAACCGTCGCCTTTGTGTCCCTGGCTTATTCAGAATTGGCTTCCATGGTGCCAATTGCCGGTAGTGCTTATACCTACACCTATACATCCATTGGGGAGTTTTTTGCCTGGGTAGTTGGCTGTGGCCTGGTTCTGGAATATACAGTGGGAGCCAGCGCGGGATTAAATATTGCCAATAGTCTGATGTAA